TGTGAGAGTGGTGGGCGGGCCGGACATGACTGTCGACGAAGCCCAGAGAGCTGCGGACATCGTGGGTAAGAGCGTCGATCCCCGCGCGAGGATCATCTGGGGATGCTCGATCGAGCCGGAGAACGAGGGCAAGGTGCAGGTACTGGTCATCTTCACCGGGGCAAAGAGCAAGTTCATGCTGGACGGAGCGAGCGACGACGTGGCCGCCAGGCTGGGCATCAGGGAGCAGAAGCTGGGGGCGGTGGCCACGGGCCACGGAGGAAACGAAGGCATCGACTTCGTGCACTGATCCGACCCACTCCAAACCTCTTCTTCCTTCTTCTTTCAGTCTCGGCCTTCGACGGTGATCCTGAGACGGTTCGCCCACGTGCCTGAGACTGCAGCGGAACAAACACCCGTCTGAATCGGCGCGGCTTAGTGGTGCATCCTAAGCTACAAGCTCCTGAAGCGCGGATTGATTAACGAAGGGCGCGTTCGGTCGAGGTCGAGAGCATGGACGGTCGGAAGAGAAGGGAGAAGACAACGATCGAGGGAGCGATGGTCCTGGCCCTCGCCAAGAAGGAAAGGAGCGCAGAGGAGCTGGTATCGTTGTTCTTGACCGATGCTGAGCAAAGCCGGGCCCGGGCAACGCTGCACTCTCTCGTCGAGACCGGCATCGTGACCAAGGGCGTGGATGAGGGACCGTGCGCGCTGGCACAGACCATCGAGGCGATGAGGGGGGCGTTCTGGCTCGCCGACCGCGAAGGTTTGGGAGGAGATTTCCTCTCCTCGGCCTACATGCAGAAGTTGATCCACGAGAGATTCCTGGATGAGATGACACGAGAGCTTGTGTACTCCTCCATCCTCTCGATCCTGAGCATCATCACTTCGAACCCCGGGGAGAGGGAGCGGGACCCGACCATGAGCTCGTTGACAGAACGCCTCATCGAGGATGAGGAGAGCATGCTCGGCATGAGCGCCATCGCCGGCCTACTAGAGGAGGTCGGTTTCCGAGAGTTCCTGGCATTCAATCTCGGCGACTGTGCGGATGAAGAGGAGCGCTCGAGCAGAAAGCGGGAGGTCCTGGAGAGCATGGCCGAGAGGGACATCGTCATGTTCTTCGGCAAGGAACCGGTCCTGGATCCAGCCGCTGAGGTGTTGAGGGACGCGCTCTTTCCCGCTGAGAGGAGAGAAGAGGTCCTGGTGCTCCTGCGTTCGTCTTCCGCCGCAATGCGAGCGGTCCTCACGACCGCGGAAGGACGGTCGTCCGCTCTGCTTTCGGAGGCCATCGGTTCGCTCCTTCCCCTCCTAGAACATTTGTTTGCAGTCTTCGTGCACGCGGACCTCGTCCGCTGCGACGTCGCAAGCAAGGCCAAGGCCGAGGGTGAGCTTCTGGCCGTGGCTGAAGAATGCGCTAGACGATGGAGGGGAGAGCCGCCTTTTCTCCTAGCTCTTCAGCAGAGGGCGAGGGACGAGTTGAAGAAGGAAAGATGATGAGAGGCGTTCAGTCCAGGAGTCGCTTCTCTCCCTGCAATGCCTGTATCTCGGTGATGTCCTGAGTGGCCTCCAGGCAACCGAGGTACTTGCCCGAAGGACCGCGCAACGCGTGGTACTCGATCATGATCTTCCTCTTCCCCCTCCCTTCCATATGCAGATCGATCCAGAAGCGCGCCCCCTCCCTCTTGCCCTGCTTCATCTCCTCTAGGATGGCCTCCACCTTGTCCAGCGATCTTTTTGGATGGCAATTGCGCACATCCCGCCCCACCACCGCCGCTGGCCGCTTGAAGATGCGGCTCTCATGTCGGTTCCACGCTACCACCTTGTCCTTGGAGTCTAAGACCGAGAACTCCACTGGCACCGTTTCCAGGACCGCCTGCAACAGCTCACCTTCGAGTTTACCGATCATCCTCTTATCACCTTCGACTAGAATCGTGCCAGCGGTAGATGAGCCAATCGGTGCTCCCATCGACACAAAGAAGAAGCACTGTCGGTATCGGCGGCGGAGGAGCTTTCGACCAACGGCCACGTCCTGATACACCAGGACGACGGATTGATGCTCGCCGAGAAGTCGGTCGACCGGGACCGTCTGGAGGACGAGTTTCGACCGCTCCCGGAATCGTTGGAAAAAGCACGGAGGGCGTGAGCGATGGAAGCCGTGTAAAGATTAATTACCGGCACCTCGGTAGTATTGGCCGTGACCGAATCATTGCAGTACACGGTGGAGAATCATATTGGGAACGTGGAGATCCGTCGCTATCCCACCATCGTCCTGGCGACCGTGACCGGATTGACCGATAATGCTGCCTTTCGCGTCCTCTTCCGCTATATCACAGGCGACAATCGCACCCGGACGGACGTGGCGATGACCGTTCCCGTGATCTCCAATGGACCGACCTCCGAGGAACTTGCCATGACCAGACCGGTGGTCTCGGACAACACGACCTTCTCCTTTGCCATGCCCCCTATGTACTCCATCAGCACCATCCCAGAGCCGCTTGATGACAGGGTGAAGATGGTAGAGATCAAGTCAAGGAGAATGGCAGTGCTGCGCTTCTCTGGGCGAGCGGGGGCGGAGAGCGTGAAGAAGCTAGAAGATGAGTTGCTCCATACGCTGAAGGAGAATGGAATGCGGACAAGAGGCACCCCGGTCCTGATGCGATATAATGGACCTGGTACTCCCGGCTTCTTGCGCCATAATGAGGTGGCGGTGGAGATCGAGGACCTGGCGCCTATCCAGAAATGATAGGGAGCGGCCAAGTGTTATATCGCTGAGGCGCACAATCGATGGCAGTGGACCCCACGCCCCCAGATCAGTCGCCCTCCAACGGAGGTTCGGACACCGGCGTTGTCGCTCCAGCCCCAGCTCCACCAAATGTCAGAGGGCCTTCTGCCCTGAAGGTCGCAGGGGCAGTGGCGGTGGTCGCCATCTTGGTCTTCTCTGTTCTGGGAGCGGTGGTGGTCTTGGGCAACATGGGAGGGGGTCTGTTCCACTTCGGACCTCCGGACCGAGACCATGATGGCGTTCCCGACTCGGAAGATGCTTTCCCCGATGATTTCAACGAATGGAGAGATACGGACGGGGACGGCATGGGCGACAACGGCGATCCTTTTCCCAACGACGGCGACAATGACGGCTATGCCGACCCAGTGGACCTCGTTCCTGGTTACGATGCGGGAGTGAGGGTGGACCTGGACCAGGTACGCGTCCTAGACGGCGTTGACCCTCTGGACATCTATGCAGAGGGATACTTCATCATCTCGGTAGAGGGCCAACAGGATGTCAGAGTGGACGACGAAGGACAGACATATTCATTCGAAGTGGGCCAGACCTATACGCTGAACAAAAGTCTGCGTTTCAATGTGGACGATGACGAACGCAACATCTCCGTTTCCATCGCCCTGTTCGACCAGGATGCCGGGTCCTCCGACGATCGCATCGACATCGACCCTTCGTCCACCGCCAACAGGGTGCTGGATCTGGTCTTTGATATGCTCACTGGCAACTGGACCGGCGATGATCGCACCGGGCTAGCTGACGGCTCTCTGGACGGAACGCAGACCATCGATGACGACGATGGCATGCTCTGGTATGATCTGTCGCGATGCGAGATGCAGGCCTCTAAGACCTATCACTGGTACTTCGAAGGATGCAGCTTCACCCTGGACCTCAACCTCTCAGCCCAGAAGTACTGGCAATACTGGATTATGGACGTAGACCGCAGCCCCATCTCTAATTCTCAGATGGCGGCTTTCGTGACCTCCACTGACGCGGTAGTTGCGGATCTGGCTAACAGGTTGGGGGCCATGGCCTCAGCCCGCGGATATGATCGACTGCGCACCGCCGATCTCGTTCTGGCCTTCGTGCAGAGCATCGATTACTCCTTTGACAATCAGTCAACTGGACAGAGCGACTACTGGCGTTTCAGCGTGGAGACCCTCTACGACCAGACTGGCGACTGCGAGGACACCTCCATTCTCTACGCCTCCATTATTGAGGCCATGTCCTACGACGCCACATTGCTGCTACTTCCCGCGCACATGGCCGTGGGACTGGCATGCCTTGGCGCCAGCGGAACGCACTACAGATATCAATCGGTGGACTACTATTATTGCGAGACCACCGGAGAGGGGTGGCGCATCGGCGACGTCCCGCCGGATATGCAGGACCAGTCTGCGAATGTCATCCAGGTCTCCTAAAGAAAGCTAGGCAAACTATATTGCCTTGGACAGAATAATATTCGACATGCGCCTCATCACTATGTACAAGAAGGTGGGCGAAGCCAAACTGGAATTCTTCGGTTGCCCCCTGGCCTGTAAGTTCTGCTCCCATCGCATGCAAGAGAGAAGGGACATGAGCCTGGACCAGGTGGTGAGCTATCTCTCGGAGTACGAGGTCAAGCGGGTGTTCCTAGGAGGAGCGGAACCGGTGCTGCAGAAGCGCGAGCTGGGGGAGCTCATCCGCACTCTGAAGAAGAGGGGAAAGGAGATCACGCTGAAGACGACGGGGTTCGACCCCGCTTTCCTGAGGGAGACCTTGGGATTGGTGCAAAGCTACATTGTGGAGGTCAAGGGCGATCTGGACGACGTCGCCGGCACATCCAGACTGGTGAACATGCCCGAGGACAGCGTGCGCGCATACCTCTCCAATCTTCGGCAGAGCCTGGAAGTGCTCAAGGGACAGAAGGTGCGCATCCTGTTGCGGGTCATCCCGCCATACGTCAACAAGGATAGCATCGAACGCCTGGGTCAGCAGATCCAGGGCTATGCGAGCGAGATGCACCTGGTGCAGTTCATGAGCTCTACCTCCGACACGCCCTTCGAAGGGATCACCGAGCCTTCTCCTCCCCTAGAGCAGGTGATCGAGATGGGGGATGCGCTCTTGAAGTACGTCCCGGTCGTCCGGGTGCAGGGCGATGGTATGGACAGCGTGCTACGAGCCTGAAACTGGACGAACCAACCTCCGTCACCCTTTATCTACGAGAGATGAGTGAGGTCAGAACGTGGTGGGGATTGACCTGGCGGCGGGTATGCGCGCTCCCGACTTCCGATTGAGCGAGGCGTCGGAGGAACCGTTCCAGCTGCACGAAGAGCTGAAGAACAATCCCGTACTGCTCCTGTTCTATCCCAACGACTTCGGCATCATATGCTCTCTGGAGATGAGGACCGTCCATTCCATGTGCTCCGAGATATCAGCAAAGGGCATCAGAGTGGTCGGGGTCTCCCGCAACTCTCCTTACACTCACAGGCAGTGGAAGGAGAACCTGGGCATTCCGTTCCGTCTGTTGGCGGATGAGGATGGGAGCGTGAGCAGACAATATGCCGGGTTGCTGGAGGATGGGCTGCTGAAGGGTTTGACCAGGAGGGCGGTGTTCCTAGTGGACCGAGACGCCAGGGTCCAGTATCTCTGGGTCTCGCATGAGGAGGCCTTGCCACCTCCTTTCGAGAAGATACGGGAGGCGGTGTCCCGCTTCCAGGACGACCCCAACACAACCGTGAAAGAGGTCTGTCCGCCGTCACCTTAAGCCTTCTTGGCCCCTACCTGGCCTGCTCGGATGATCCACCCAGGGAGACTCATTATATCCAGGTTGCTCCAAACGTGCCTCGGACATACAAATGAAGCTCACCATCGGCACCCGGTTCAAGTTGAACAATGGAGTGGAGATGCCCTGCCTCGGGCTGGGAACATGGAAGATGACCGAGGGAAAGGAAACCAGGGAGGCGGTGTTGCAGGCCTTCGCCGCCGGCTACCGCATGATCGACACCACCAAGGTCTATGGCAACGAGAAGGAGGTGGGCGAGGCCTTCAGGCAAAGCGGACTGCCGCGAGAAGAGGTCTTCATTACCACCAAGGTCTGGAACTCGGACCATGGATACCAAGAAACGCTAAATGCTTGCCAGAGAAGCCTACGCGCCCTGGGCATGGAGTATGTAGATCTCTATCTTGTGCACTGGCCTGGCGGAGGAAGGCGGCCGGAGACGTGGAAAGCCATGGAATGGCTGCTCAAGGAAGGCAAATGTCGGGCTGTGGGCGTGAGCAATTACACCATCCGCCACTTGGAGGAGATGAGCGGGTACGCAGAGATCGTACCGACGGTGAACCAGGTGGAGTTCACTCCTTTCCTCTACCAGAAGGACCTTCTCGACTACTGTTCCGCAAAGAGGATCCAGGTCGAAGCTTACTCGCCATTGACACACGGCAAGTATCTCGAGAACACCAGCTTGAAGAGCATTGCCATTCACTATCGTAAGAGCGTGGCCCAGGTGCTGATCCGTTGGGGGTTGCAGCACGGCACGGTGGAGATTCCCAAGTCCAAGCGTCGGAATCGGATCATCGAGAACGCGGGCGTCTTCGATTTCCAGATCTCCGCGAGGGACATGAGAACGCTGGATCTGTTGGATGCAGGCATGAGGACCGCCTGGAATCCTGAGGAGATACCGTGAGATAAGGAATTGAAGAAGAAGACCAGAGTGCTTTTCATTTGCACGCACAATGCCGCCCGCTCGCAGATGGCGGAGGGCATCGCCAACCACATGTTCGGGGAGAGGGTCGAAGCGAGCAGTGCGGGAACCCAACCCGGGAAGGTGCATCCCTTGGCCATCAAGGTGATGAAGGAGATCGGCATCGACATCCCTGGCCAGAGACCGAAGCACCTGAAGCAGTTCGAGGGACAGCATTTCGACTACGCCATCACGCTCTGCTCGGACGCCGAGGATATCTGTCCGTTCTTTCCGGAGGCGAAGGAGCACTTGCACCACGGCGTCAACAACCCGCCGAGCATGCATGGCAGCGATGAGCAGCAATTGAACGCCTTCCGCATCATGCGGGACGATATCCTGGCTTTCATCGAGAGCATGTTCTCCTAGGTTTTGCGGCGCAGGTCTCGAAGTGCAATGCCCGGGCAATGTCGAATCCTCACGGGTTCCTAGAGCGCAAGGATTAGACATAAGTCACGTTCAGATGACGGCCCTTCGTCGACACCAAGCAAGTGTTTGGCTTCGTTGCCCTTGTCCTAGTGCAATTCATCCCCATGGGAGCCTTCGAAATTCAGGCAAGGGACGAGGAGAGGACTTATCTATCCTCCCCGTCGCTTCCGTTCGGATGGGTTCTGTGAAAGGGTGCCACTACCAGGACGAGCCATGCCGTTGCGGTCTTTGCCTGAGAGAACACCATCTCTGGATGACCTCGGATGGCGAAGGCGATAGACCCTGCCCCCCACTGTGTGATGAGACCATAGCGGAGGTTTGCCAGCACCGTGCCTGGAATCACGAGCTTAGCCTTGCGATCATTCGCTCCCGGTCCAAGCTCATCGACCGCTGCCCGACGTGCGGAAAACGCCATCCGACCCTCAAAGATAGCATACGTTGCGAGTTGGAAGGCACCATAGATGCAGCTTTTGCGAGCACAAAGTCCTGGCATGAGGAGGGCAGTGCCGAGAATCTTCTTGACCCGCACATCCCGGATGGCATGGCGAGAATCGCGTGGACGAAAGTGAGACGGCGCGTTCTGGAACGGGATGGTTTCCGCTGCCAGGAATGCCGCCGAGACCTCCAAACCTTGCCTGGGTGGTTCACGGAGGTGCACCACATCCTGCCGAGGACCAGGGGCGGGACCGATCATCCGGCGAACCTGGTGACGCTCTGCGC
The Methanomassiliicoccales archaeon genome window above contains:
- a CDS encoding PAS domain-containing protein, whose protein sequence is MIGKLEGELLQAVLETVPVEFSVLDSKDKVVAWNRHESRIFKRPAAVVGRDVRNCHPKRSLDKVEAILEEMKQGKREGARFWIDLHMEGRGKRKIMIEYHALRGPSGKYLGCLEATQDITEIQALQGEKRLLD
- a CDS encoding heme-binding protein; amino-acid sequence: MTESLQYTVENHIGNVEIRRYPTIVLATVTGLTDNAAFRVLFRYITGDNRTRTDVAMTVPVISNGPTSEELAMTRPVVSDNTTFSFAMPPMYSISTIPEPLDDRVKMVEIKSRRMAVLRFSGRAGAESVKKLEDELLHTLKENGMRTRGTPVLMRYNGPGTPGFLRHNEVAVEIEDLAPIQK
- a CDS encoding radical SAM protein codes for the protein MRLITMYKKVGEAKLEFFGCPLACKFCSHRMQERRDMSLDQVVSYLSEYEVKRVFLGGAEPVLQKRELGELIRTLKKRGKEITLKTTGFDPAFLRETLGLVQSYIVEVKGDLDDVAGTSRLVNMPEDSVRAYLSNLRQSLEVLKGQKVRILLRVIPPYVNKDSIERLGQQIQGYASEMHLVQFMSSTSDTPFEGITEPSPPLEQVIEMGDALLKYVPVVRVQGDGMDSVLRA
- a CDS encoding redoxin domain-containing protein translates to MVGIDLAAGMRAPDFRLSEASEEPFQLHEELKNNPVLLLFYPNDFGIICSLEMRTVHSMCSEISAKGIRVVGVSRNSPYTHRQWKENLGIPFRLLADEDGSVSRQYAGLLEDGLLKGLTRRAVFLVDRDARVQYLWVSHEEALPPPFEKIREAVSRFQDDPNTTVKEVCPPSP
- a CDS encoding aldo/keto reductase, with product MKLTIGTRFKLNNGVEMPCLGLGTWKMTEGKETREAVLQAFAAGYRMIDTTKVYGNEKEVGEAFRQSGLPREEVFITTKVWNSDHGYQETLNACQRSLRALGMEYVDLYLVHWPGGGRRPETWKAMEWLLKEGKCRAVGVSNYTIRHLEEMSGYAEIVPTVNQVEFTPFLYQKDLLDYCSAKRIQVEAYSPLTHGKYLENTSLKSIAIHYRKSVAQVLIRWGLQHGTVEIPKSKRRNRIIENAGVFDFQISARDMRTLDLLDAGMRTAWNPEEIP
- a CDS encoding arsenate reductase ArsC; amino-acid sequence: MKKKTRVLFICTHNAARSQMAEGIANHMFGERVEASSAGTQPGKVHPLAIKVMKEIGIDIPGQRPKHLKQFEGQHFDYAITLCSDAEDICPFFPEAKEHLHHGVNNPPSMHGSDEQQLNAFRIMRDDILAFIESMFS
- a CDS encoding HNH endonuclease, with protein sequence MARIAWTKVRRRVLERDGFRCQECRRDLQTLPGWFTEVHHILPRTRGGTDHPANLVTLCASCHKRKTETLLWEKAWEKGFGLKEEA